The Watersipora subatra chromosome 1, tzWatSuba1.1, whole genome shotgun sequence genome has a window encoding:
- the LOC137385446 gene encoding large ribosomal subunit protein uL3-like, whose amino-acid sequence MSHRKFSAPRHGNLGFMPKKRSKRHRGKCKSFPKDDPKKPVHLTAFLGYKAGMTHIVREVNKPGSKVNKKEVVEAVTIIETPPLVVVGVTGYIETPRGLRTLGTIWAEHISEECRRRFYKNWYQCKKKAFTKYAKKWQDTDGKKVIERDFNKLIKYCKVIRVLCHTQTKLMNQRQKKAHLMEIQVNGGTVADKVNWAKQQLEKQVPVSNVFAQDEMMDVIGVTKGKGFKGVISRWHVKKLPRKTHKGLRKVACIGAWHPARVGFGVPRAGQKGYHHRTEVNKKVYRIGTGIHTKDGKVVKNNASTEYDITDKSITPMGGFPHYGEVRNDFVMVKGCVVGPKKRVLTLRKSLMVQTKRVASEEIKLKFIDTSSKFGHGRFQTAEEKKAFMGPVKKDREVAA is encoded by the exons ATG TCCCACCGTAAGTTCTCGGCTCCTCGTCATGGCAATCTTGGGTTTATGCCTAAGAAAAGAAGTAAACGCCACAGAGGAAAGTGCAAATCCTTTCCAAAGGATGACCCCAAGAAACCAGTGCACCTTACAGCTTTTTTGGGATATAAAGCTGGCATGACCCATATTGTACGAGAAGTCAACAAGCCTGGCTCTA AGGTCAATAAAAAAGAAGTGGTGGAAGCTGTCACCATCATTGAGACACCACCGTTGGTAGTCGTCGGCGTGACAGGTTACATAGAAACACCCCGTGGCCTCCGTACACTTGGCACAATTTGGGCTGAGCATATCAGTGAGGAGTGTCGACGTCGGTTTTATAAGAACTG GTACCAGTGCAAAAAGAAGGCATTCACTAAGTATGCAAAGAAGTGGCAAGACACTGATGGGAAAAAGGTCATTGAACGTGACTTTAACAAGCTGATCAAGTACTGCAAAGTTATCAGAGTTCTCTGTCACACACAG ACTAAACTGATGAACCAACGTCAAAAGAAGGCCCATTTGATGGAGATCCAAGTAAATGGTGGAACCGTGGCTGACAAAGTCAACTGGGCCAAACAACAACTGGAGAAGCAAGTTCCAGTTTCGAATGTGTTTGCTCAAGATGAGATGATGGATGTCATTGGTGTGACAAAGGGCAAGGGCTTCAAGGGTGTCATTTCTCGATGGCATGTCAAGAAGTTGCCACGCAAGACGCATAAAGGCTTGAGGAAAGTTGCTTGCATTGGAGCGTGGCATCCTGCTCGTGTTGGGTTTGGTGTCCCAAGAGCTGGTCAAAAGGGTTATCACCATCGTACTGAGGTCAACAAGAAAGTCTACAGAATTGGCACAG GTATTCATACCAAGGATGGAAAAGTGGTAAAGAACAATGCCTCTACCGAATATGATATTACTGACAAATCCATCACACCCATGGGTGGATTCCCACACTATGGGGAGGTCCGAAATGATTTTGTTATGGTTAAAGGCTGTGTGGTTGGCCCAAAGAAAAGAGTTCTTACTTTGCGAAAG TCATTGATGGTTCAGACGAAGCGTGTTGCTTCAGAAGAAATCAAGCTCAAATTTATTGATACCAGCAGCAAGTTTGGTCATGGTCGTTTCCAGACTGCTGAGGAAAAGAAAGCATTTATGGGTCCCGTGAAGAAGGATAGAGAGGTTGCTGCCTAA
- the LOC137406211 gene encoding NADH dehydrogenase [ubiquinone] 1 beta subcomplex subunit 10-like encodes MPSQEPWFHRWSENLANAFIASMQWPGDKLRDLTAPFREKNKTVYYHRKLKRVTPIEDCHEDDALCIYEAERQFTRDRMVDETILGILRQRMMECTYYYRQDSAFKCKKETQDLEVSEANYFAKYGDLGTRLQDPVDAFRKQQHRMIWERRHQKSMIDGKPLPITESSDDS; translated from the exons ATGCCTTCACAAGAGCCTTGGTTTCATAGGTGGTCTGAAAATCTTGCTAATGCTTTTATTGCTTCTATGCAATGGCCGGGAGATAAACTAAGAG ATCTCACGGCACCGTTCCGAGAAAAGAATAAAACAGTTTATTATCACAGAAAGCTGAAGAGGGTCACGCCCATAGAGGACTGTCATGAAGATGACgctctttgtatttatgaaGCTGAACGACAGTTCACAAGAGATAG GATGGTTGATGAGACAATTCTTGGAATACTCCGACAGAGAATGATGGAATGTACATACTATTATCGCCAAGACAGCGcttttaaatgtaaaaaggaAACCCAAGACTTGGAAGTTTCAGAAGCCAATTATTTTGCGAAAT ATGGTGACCTTGGCACAAGGCTACAAGACCCAGTTGATGCATTTAGAAAGCAGCAGCACAGAATGATATGGGAAAGGCGCCACCAAAAGTCTATGATCGATGGTAAACCACTTCCTATTACTGAGAGCTCCGATGACTCTTAG
- the LOC137406194 gene encoding ras-related and estrogen-regulated growth inhibitor-like protein, with the protein MSALVRMLSNRRRPTNVSLQIPATLTEDSTAVKNASLREGEKQSCSLMVVGTENVGKTALVVRFLAKRFLPQYAGDADKTYCRTVNVEEKKLDLKVIDKIGKGLMTKVTSLEGLNEVDGLIVVFSCSDSESFNCCLDLLDYFKFDCKSTLNTPILVIGNKIDLNHMRKVGSKEAEKCVLKYPGCSFEECSAASQDDNVEVVFRSFIKKIIAESDTRELQKNGRKTSIGAMGSPKVIRAHFKRRFSMFGRDRNGST; encoded by the exons ATGTCCGCTCTGGTGAGGATGCTGTCCAACCGAAGACGACCGACAAATGTATCACTACAGATACCAGCTACTTTGACCGAGGATTCAACAGCGGTTAAAAATGCTTCATTACGTGAGGGGGAAAAACAGTCGTGCAGCCTCATGGTGGTCGGTACTGAAAATGTTGGCAAAACAG CGCTTGTCGTGAGATTTCTTGCCAAACGGTTCCTGCCACAATATGCAGGAGATGCAGACAAAACTTACTGCAGAACTGTAAATGTGGAAGAGAAGAAGCTGGACTTGAAGGTCATTGACAAGATTGGAAAG GGGCTGATGACTAAGGTGACGAGTTTAGAAGGGCTAAATGAGGTGGATGGACTTATTGTTGTCTTCAGTTGCAGCGACAGCGAGAGCTTCAACTGCTGTCTCGATTTGCTGGActattttaaatttgattgtAAATCAACCCTAAACACCCCAATACTAGTTATTGGTAATAAAATTGACCTTAACCATATGAG AAAGGTTGGCAGCAAAGAGGCGGAAAAGTGTGTCTTGAAATACCCAGGGTGCAGTTTTGAGGAGTGCTCAGCGGCTTCTCAAGATGACAATGTGGAAGTGGTATTTAGGTCATTTATTAAAAAG ATAATCGCCGAGAGTGACACGCGAGAGCTTCAAAAGAATGGAAGGAAAACATCGATAGGTGCTATGGGGTCACCCAAGGTTATTCGAGCTCATTTCAAACGACGATTTAGCATGTTTGGACGCGATCGAAATGGTTCTACTTAA